In Nostoc edaphicum CCNP1411, the sequence GTTGCTGGTGTTGCGGCATTAATCAAAGCTGCTGGCATCCAAGAACCAGATGAAATTTTAAAAGTCCTCAAGCAGTCGGCACGAGTTATTCAGGATGACGGTTTGAACTATTATGGCGCTGGACAACTCAATGCAGAAGCAGCAGTCAAACTAGCCTTTAGTGGGCAAATCAGTTTCCCAGATTTCTTTCGATGGTTGCGGGATAGCGGCTATCTTAACCCCGGCTTTTGGATTGATGGTGGTGCGATCGCACTAATACCAAAGATTTTAATGGTAGTTGGTTCCTATCTGCTGGCTTGGTTTTTACGGGTTTACTTCCCCTTCACTTGGAGTTGGTCTTTATCTAGTGGACTAATAGCTGGTAGTTCTGGATTATTCTTCCTCAAGGGAATCTATATTTTTGATCTTCCCCAATGGCCTTTCCGGGTTTTGGGCAGTTCAATTCCCGAACTAGGCAATACCCTCCAAGGAACTGATGCCTTGAATCCCCTATTTGCTAGCGTACTGATTCCCATCGTGTTAATGGCATTGCTGCTAGGACATCCTAGTTGGAAATGGTTTGCCATTGGTTCAACTTTAGGTGTAGCAGCGTGCTTAACTATAAGTGCGTTTTTAGATCCAGCAGTTTGGGGATTAGGAAGTGGTAACTTAGCACGTCTCTTCCTCATTGCCAATGCCCTAATTTGTTATGGACTTGTTCGTTTAGCATTGAAAAACGAAGAAAAAATAGCATAAATGGGGAATGGGGCATGGGGCATGGGGCATTGGGCATAGCGCATGAGGAATCAATTTTTATAACTCCTAACTCCTAACTCCTAACTCCTAACTCCCCCCCACTCAGCACTCAGCACTCAGCACTCTTATGAGCATTACACTTACAGGTACAATCGAACGCCGTGATATTGGCACAGGCGCATGGGCGTTAGTCACAGAAGAGGGTGTTACTTACGAAATCCTCAGAGGGGCTGACAAAGACTTACTCAAAGCCGGACAAAAAGCAAAAGTTAAAGGACAGGTGCGCGAAGATATCATGACTACTGCCATGATTGGCCCTGTCCTGGAGGTCAAATCTTTTGATGTAATTAGTTCTGATTAGCTGTGGAATCCAGAACTTCTTGCAGACGACTTCTAAACTCCCCTTTGGGATGACCTCCTTTTACCTCACCAACAATCTTAAATTCCCCGTCTGGAGAATTGCAGAGGATATAAGTAGGCCATCCCATTTCTGATTTATCGGGATATTGAGTTAATAAAATCTTGCGATACTTGCGGTAAGCAGTCGTATCTTGCATCTTTACATCGATAAATTCTAAACCCAGTTCTTCTACCACCTTTTTGTCATAAAAAGACATTTTGTGGCAGATGCCGCACTCTTCTGAAGAGAACTTAATCACAGCTAAACTCATGGGTTGGCTACTCTTTGATTCTAGGCAAAGTTTTTTAGCATAATGCCATGAAATATTACCATATAGCTGGGCATTCGTGTCAACCTAAGCCTGAAACCCTACTCCGATATTTTTTCCTCCTTCGCTACTAGAAGCAGCGAAGGTAATTTTGTGTGAGGTTCTGCCTTTAGCAGCAT encodes:
- a CDS encoding thioredoxin family protein; this encodes MSLAVIKFSSEECGICHKMSFYDKKVVEELGLEFIDVKMQDTTAYRKYRKILLTQYPDKSEMGWPTYILCNSPDGEFKIVGEVKGGHPKGEFRSRLQEVLDSTANQN